From a single Collibacillus ludicampi genomic region:
- the tnpB gene encoding IS66 family insertion sequence element accessory protein TnpB (TnpB, as the term is used for proteins encoded by IS66 family insertion elements, is considered an accessory protein, since TnpC, encoded by a neighboring gene, is a DDE family transposase.), translated as MLSEASVERVYLASGSTDLRKSIDGLAVLVKEEFELDPFSPCLFVFCNRKRDKLKILRWEHNGFWLYYRRLEKGKFQWPAEASSVPLKISRRELRWLLDGLSLEQRQAHPAVTARTIV; from the coding sequence ATGCTAAGCGAAGCTAGCGTAGAGCGGGTATATCTGGCCAGCGGAAGCACCGATCTACGGAAATCGATTGACGGGTTAGCCGTACTCGTCAAGGAAGAGTTTGAACTCGACCCTTTCTCGCCCTGTCTCTTCGTTTTCTGCAATCGAAAGCGAGATAAACTGAAGATTCTTCGCTGGGAACACAACGGTTTCTGGCTCTATTACCGCCGGTTAGAGAAAGGAAAATTTCAGTGGCCAGCGGAAGCGAGCTCCGTACCGTTGAAAATCAGTCGTCGGGAGTTGCGTTGGCTACTCGATGGTTTATCTCTCGAACAGCGACAAGCTCACCCTGCGGTGACCGCGCGCACAATCGTATGA
- a CDS encoding PAS domain-containing sensor histidine kinase, translating to MSFILMLAISAVPLTLGITMICLFEKNRLTFALFIYMLLICSWQIDMSVLFSERFFQVKTIDFLFRLFRFGTIMQAPALLYIAYVALNDLTLPHIRKSIWSRLINKHLIVFLYLWSLFVYAVNWSHKGIVNLYSIHTMNTTILYPLYGEWNWAFKLHLMAFAVIIGISFIISIKIYNSIIRTFLILFITAMAITYGVGILNLSKNIIVISSGISVMIHSLAIFVAFIRMQALTIRKINVSLKEQKDFLRQIIDMSPTFIYAKNLDGDITLANVTFASAYGTTVKDLVGKKEEDFCLNKEMTERLFDEKLVILFNKTISKSEESFIDSQGRTRWLQSIKIPFHTSTGKQMLCVATDITTRKVAEEALKEAESKYRSLVEKAPVGVYIIQEARFVYVNPRMSEIFGYTVEELLNMEIKNLFVTEDRPLIEKNISKQLNNQLSSISYQARGIKKDQSLIYLEIHGSTTTYEGKPAIIGMYLDITERVKTEEIIRKSDKLSVVGELAAGVAHEIRNPLTSLKGFLQLLQSKTNDNKIYFDIMLSELDRINFIVNEFLVLAKPQIINFQKKDLLKILQNITILLNTQAIINNVQIHVDFDPSIPLIECEENLIKQLFINILKNAIEAMANGGEIRVQAMKYQNDRILIRCIDQGCGIPEERQIKLFEPFYTTKEKGTGLGLMVCYKIIEAHNGKITIESKINEGTTVNIILPIKHH from the coding sequence ATGTCCTTTATATTAATGCTGGCGATCAGTGCAGTTCCATTAACACTTGGGATCACTATGATCTGTTTGTTTGAAAAAAACAGATTAACGTTTGCCTTGTTTATTTATATGTTATTAATATGTTCATGGCAAATTGACATGTCTGTCTTATTTTCCGAAAGATTCTTTCAAGTGAAAACAATAGATTTTTTATTTCGTTTGTTTCGCTTTGGAACAATCATGCAAGCACCTGCATTACTCTATATCGCATACGTCGCGCTAAATGATTTGACATTACCGCATATCAGAAAAAGTATTTGGAGTCGCTTAATAAATAAACATTTGATTGTATTTTTATACTTGTGGAGCCTATTTGTATATGCCGTTAATTGGAGCCATAAAGGCATAGTGAATCTCTACTCTATTCATACAATGAATACTACTATACTATATCCGTTATATGGTGAATGGAATTGGGCGTTTAAATTACATCTTATGGCATTTGCTGTAATTATCGGAATAAGCTTTATAATAAGTATAAAAATTTATAACTCTATCATACGAACCTTCCTGATACTTTTTATAACGGCCATGGCTATTACTTATGGAGTTGGAATACTTAATTTGTCGAAAAACATTATAGTGATTTCCAGCGGAATTTCCGTCATGATTCATTCTCTTGCTATATTTGTAGCGTTTATAAGAATGCAAGCACTAACAATAAGAAAAATAAACGTATCCCTGAAAGAACAAAAGGATTTTCTTCGACAAATTATCGATATGAGTCCTACCTTTATATATGCCAAAAATTTAGATGGTGATATTACTCTTGCAAATGTTACATTTGCGTCAGCATATGGTACTACAGTTAAGGATCTTGTGGGAAAAAAAGAGGAAGATTTTTGTTTAAATAAAGAAATGACAGAAAGACTGTTTGATGAAAAATTAGTCATTTTATTTAATAAAACTATATCAAAGTCTGAGGAGTCATTTATTGATTCGCAGGGACGTACTCGTTGGTTACAAAGTATTAAGATCCCTTTTCATACTTCAACCGGTAAACAAATGCTTTGCGTTGCGACTGATATCACCACGCGTAAAGTCGCAGAAGAAGCTCTAAAAGAAGCTGAGTCGAAATACCGCAGTTTAGTTGAGAAAGCACCAGTAGGTGTATACATTATCCAAGAGGCTCGATTCGTGTATGTCAATCCCCGAATGTCCGAAATATTTGGTTATACAGTAGAAGAACTTCTCAATATGGAAATAAAGAATTTATTCGTGACAGAAGATCGACCGTTGATTGAAAAAAATATTTCAAAACAATTGAATAACCAACTGAGTTCGATTAGTTATCAAGCACGAGGAATAAAAAAAGATCAAAGCTTAATATACCTGGAAATACACGGTTCAACTACAACCTACGAAGGAAAACCAGCGATTATAGGCATGTATCTTGACATTACTGAACGTGTAAAAACTGAAGAAATCATACGAAAATCCGATAAACTTTCTGTTGTAGGCGAGTTAGCTGCAGGTGTCGCTCATGAGATTAGGAATCCCCTTACTTCTTTAAAAGGTTTTCTCCAATTGTTGCAATCAAAAACAAACGATAATAAGATATATTTCGATATCATGTTATCTGAATTAGATCGAATAAATTTTATTGTTAATGAGTTTTTAGTACTTGCTAAACCACAAATCATAAATTTTCAAAAGAAAGATCTTTTAAAGATATTGCAAAACATCACGATCTTGCTGAATACCCAAGCGATCATAAACAATGTACAAATCCATGTTGATTTTGATCCTTCTATTCCCTTGATAGAGTGTGAAGAAAACCTTATAAAACAATTATTTATAAATATTCTGAAAAATGCAATTGAGGCGATGGCGAACGGTGGAGAAATCAGAGTCCAAGCAATGAAATATCAGAATGATAGAATCCTCATCCGTTGTATTGATCAGGGATGCGGTATTCCAGAAGAGAGACAAATAAAATTGTTTGAACCCTTCTATACTACAAAAGAAAAAGGAACAGGCTTAGGATTAATGGTATGCTATAAAATTATTGAAGCGCATAACGGAAAAATAACGATCGAAAGTAAAATAAATGAAGGCACTACTGTAAATATAATTTTACCTATAAAACATCATTAA
- a CDS encoding IS66 family transposase zinc-finger binding domain-containing protein, translating to MEPDPYYNRRSPKECDWLKKQNAELTAKLKWYEEQFRLSQQRRFGSSSERTNADQLELFNEAEVEADPTVEEPTLETITYRRSKKRGHRETLLENLPVETIEYRLPSEEQVCSCCGDSLHEMSTEIRQELKIIPAEVKVVKHVRYVYSCRRCEREETSTPIVTASMPAPVFPGSLASASSMAYIMSQKYVESMPLYRQEQQFASLGIELSRQTLANWILYGEYLVESAL from the coding sequence ATTGAACCCGACCCCTACTACAATAGAAGATCTCCAAAAGAATGCGATTGGCTGAAAAAGCAAAATGCGGAACTGACCGCCAAACTGAAGTGGTATGAGGAGCAGTTTCGCCTCAGCCAACAGCGCCGGTTTGGCTCTTCGAGCGAACGAACGAATGCCGATCAGCTTGAGCTTTTTAACGAAGCCGAGGTGGAGGCAGATCCCACTGTAGAGGAGCCTACCCTCGAAACCATTACGTACCGCCGCTCCAAAAAACGCGGCCACCGGGAAACCCTGCTTGAAAACCTGCCAGTGGAGACGATCGAGTATCGCCTGCCATCTGAGGAGCAGGTTTGTTCGTGTTGCGGTGATTCTTTGCATGAAATGAGCACGGAGATACGGCAAGAGCTGAAGATTATTCCGGCCGAAGTCAAAGTGGTCAAGCATGTCCGTTACGTCTACTCCTGCCGCCGTTGTGAGCGTGAGGAGACAAGTACGCCGATAGTCACAGCCTCTATGCCTGCCCCCGTCTTTCCGGGGAGTTTGGCTTCTGCTTCCAGTATGGCCTATATCATGAGTCAAAAATATGTGGAGAGCATGCCTCTCTACCGACAAGAGCAACAGTTTGCAAGCCTGGGGATTGAGTTGTCTCGTCAGACCCTGGCCAACTGGATCCTCTACGGCGAATACCTGGTTGAGTCTGCTCTATGA
- a CDS encoding beta-ketoacyl-[acyl-carrier-protein] synthase family protein has translation MTRIVITGYGVKAPGVSNRDEFRKVLEKGICTQEVLQGIGPKNSSIVCGVIHENFEIISGKKYNRYPRVSQLAIAATVDAVEMAGLHNLNDCRIAVIIGTSTGGYREFESSITYTTNDTYDNFPYWTAGLVNMHSVSSAVAAHLGIKPQAFTLSTGCTASTDAVLMGQLLLESNKADVCIVGGAETPLSRIVIYSLARLNLLPIDKDVNQSGVPFSSKHNGFVISEGAGVLILEREVDAVSRKAPILGVIHPVSTNNDGVSINGMDRTGKTMISALKNAIGDITPTYLNSQALGLKDNDRIDSIAHQTLFGTSIPITSIKGMIGHAFGASGALQIISSLLSIEHGFIPPTIKSSGEGYSHLPIVFQTRYCEVSHVAITSHGYGGNNACVLLSKY, from the coding sequence TTGACTCGGATAGTCATAACAGGTTATGGTGTGAAAGCACCCGGAGTAAGCAACAGGGATGAATTCAGAAAGGTATTGGAGAAAGGAATATGTACACAAGAAGTGCTTCAGGGGATAGGACCGAAAAATTCGAGCATTGTTTGTGGTGTCATACATGAAAACTTTGAAATTATTTCTGGAAAAAAATATAATAGATATCCGAGAGTGAGCCAATTGGCGATCGCGGCAACTGTAGATGCCGTAGAGATGGCTGGTTTACACAATTTAAATGATTGCCGTATCGCAGTCATTATCGGTACATCTACCGGTGGGTACCGAGAATTCGAATCGTCTATTACATATACAACGAACGATACATATGATAACTTTCCCTATTGGACTGCCGGATTAGTGAACATGCACAGCGTCTCTTCCGCTGTTGCCGCACATCTAGGTATTAAACCTCAAGCATTTACTCTTAGCACAGGCTGTACAGCTAGTACGGACGCTGTACTTATGGGGCAATTATTACTGGAAAGTAACAAGGCGGACGTTTGTATTGTTGGTGGAGCGGAAACTCCATTATCTCGTATTGTCATTTACTCTTTAGCAAGGCTAAACTTACTGCCAATCGATAAGGATGTCAATCAGTCTGGTGTCCCCTTTTCCAGTAAACATAATGGATTTGTCATATCTGAGGGAGCAGGAGTATTAATATTAGAACGTGAAGTTGATGCTGTCTCTAGAAAGGCACCGATACTAGGGGTTATCCATCCTGTAAGTACGAACAATGATGGAGTTTCCATTAATGGAATGGACAGAACGGGAAAAACCATGATTTCCGCACTGAAAAATGCAATTGGAGACATTACACCAACTTATTTAAACAGTCAGGCGTTGGGTCTAAAAGATAACGATAGAATCGACAGTATCGCACATCAAACGTTATTTGGAACATCCATCCCTATTACTTCAATAAAAGGGATGATTGGACATGCTTTTGGTGCTTCTGGTGCTTTGCAGATCATCTCATCGCTTTTAAGTATCGAACATGGATTTATACCACCAACAATTAAATCATCCGGAGAGGGATACTCACATTTGCCAATCGTATTCCAAACGCGCTATTGTGAAGTTTCCCACGTAGCTATAACTTCACACGGGTACGGTGGGAATAATGCTTGCGTATTATTATCAAAATATTAA
- a CDS encoding phospholipase D family protein: MKKLQFVAPLLVISLLTGCSVEKSAGVSENATKPSEKPNVEWAFTQAEQHPEKKLIEVIDGTKSSLDIAIYSLTKPDIVQAIEKAHERGVQVRIITDHQEAQNKTQQQALKRLREKGIPIKENTHKGLMHLKVTIADKSVVTTGSFNYTTAASTTNDEVFVVIHDPIMAKDWEAQFEHMWNDRSKFTDLQI; the protein is encoded by the coding sequence GTGAAGAAGTTACAGTTCGTCGCTCCTCTTTTGGTTATCTCGCTTTTGACAGGCTGTAGTGTAGAGAAAAGTGCCGGGGTCAGCGAAAACGCAACGAAACCATCTGAAAAACCAAACGTGGAGTGGGCATTCACGCAAGCGGAACAACATCCTGAGAAAAAACTCATCGAGGTGATCGATGGAACAAAATCGAGTCTCGATATTGCAATCTACAGCCTGACTAAACCTGATATCGTTCAAGCTATTGAGAAGGCTCACGAACGCGGAGTACAAGTGAGGATCATAACAGATCATCAAGAGGCACAGAACAAAACGCAGCAGCAAGCGTTGAAGCGTTTGCGTGAAAAGGGGATTCCGATCAAAGAGAACACCCATAAGGGTCTCATGCATCTGAAGGTCACTATTGCGGATAAATCCGTGGTGACGACGGGCTCTTTTAACTATACGACAGCAGCGAGCACTACGAATGACGAAGTATTTGTTGTCATACATGACCCGATCATGGCAAAAGATTGGGAAGCACAGTTTGAACATATGTGGAACGATCGTAGTAAGTTCACGGATTTACAAATATGA
- the tnpA gene encoding IS66 family insertion sequence element accessory protein TnpA: protein MSHVELRKEWEVRIAAFRASGQSASAWCRAHQLKLHQFRYWLRKMEHKEAAVTPSSKWISVEVDGQTGESRNTLLVRVGQATVEIQSGFDPALLADVVRTLQTLC from the coding sequence ATGTCCCATGTAGAATTGAGAAAAGAGTGGGAGGTACGGATCGCTGCTTTTCGGGCTAGCGGACAGAGTGCATCAGCATGGTGTAGAGCTCATCAGTTGAAGCTTCATCAGTTCCGGTATTGGCTCCGGAAGATGGAACACAAAGAAGCCGCTGTGACCCCATCATCCAAATGGATATCGGTAGAAGTGGACGGGCAGACTGGCGAGTCTAGAAACACCTTGCTCGTTAGAGTAGGGCAAGCAACCGTAGAAATCCAGTCTGGCTTTGATCCTGCACTGTTGGCCGACGTCGTGCGAACACTCCAAACGTTATGCTAA